One Streptomyces mobaraensis NBRC 13819 = DSM 40847 DNA segment encodes these proteins:
- a CDS encoding GTPase: MTAVHSADSRRGPGRPPASDAVDRSWDDGLIARRARPERAQPDKARQEQRERAAAPARPAPNVATVLGGPLLTRLDALRELVGLSRARLDGRTLDEAGRVLEEAAVRQRHPLDLTVVAIAGSTGSGKSTLFNALARAQLSEAGVRRPTTSAPVACAWTDRADGLLDRLGIPEGARRRPPRPRDPAFGGLVLLDLPDHDSAAAGHREQVDRLLALVDAVIWVVDPEKYADAVLHERYLRPLAGYAEVTFVVLNQLDRLSGDAADQVLDDLRRLLDEDGLALGEHGEPGAAVLALSALTGEGLGELREVLGQFVTRRKAAELRLTADVDGASARLRPVYVAEGRPGLTDGARLDFEDRLAEAVGARASGLRAERTWLRGAERACGTVWGHAWRHYRKTREARTGEAGASSGTDVAPPQRRTASRPLVEQAVRTLVHEASAGLPEPWALAVREAAVNGAEGLPEALDEAGAAASLPTARRGASGVRWTGGRRAGGASPGGAEGTRTGGRRASGGGTSEGAGGWGTGGGRTGDRRTGGRRTGGRRTGVGRTRGGGAPRLVRPRWWALATAVQVMLVLLQLGGLVWLATALCGGTEVPLWVPGGLTAGAAAGAPLLSWGCRMAARGPARGYGLETERRLRNAAAACGRERVLEPVAAELLRYRELRGQYVVAAGEG; encoded by the coding sequence GTGACCGCGGTGCACTCAGCCGACAGCCGCCGCGGGCCGGGGAGGCCGCCCGCGTCCGACGCCGTCGACCGTTCCTGGGACGACGGACTCATCGCCCGCCGCGCGCGCCCGGAGCGTGCGCAACCGGACAAGGCGCGTCAGGAACAGCGGGAGCGCGCGGCGGCCCCCGCGCGCCCGGCGCCGAACGTCGCCACCGTCCTCGGCGGCCCCCTCCTCACCCGCCTCGACGCCCTCCGCGAACTGGTCGGACTCTCCCGGGCCCGGCTCGACGGCAGAACGCTCGACGAGGCCGGACGCGTGCTGGAGGAGGCCGCCGTCCGGCAGCGGCACCCGCTCGACCTGACGGTCGTGGCCATCGCCGGATCGACCGGAAGCGGCAAGTCCACCCTCTTCAACGCCCTCGCCCGCGCCCAGCTCTCCGAGGCCGGGGTGCGCCGGCCCACCACCTCCGCGCCCGTGGCCTGCGCCTGGACCGACCGCGCGGACGGGCTGCTGGACCGGCTGGGGATCCCGGAGGGCGCGCGCCGCAGGCCGCCGCGCCCCCGCGATCCCGCGTTCGGCGGACTCGTCCTCCTCGACCTCCCGGACCACGACTCGGCGGCGGCCGGCCACCGCGAGCAGGTCGACCGGCTGCTGGCGCTGGTGGACGCGGTGATCTGGGTGGTCGACCCGGAGAAGTACGCCGACGCGGTGCTGCACGAGCGCTACCTCCGCCCGCTGGCCGGCTACGCGGAGGTCACCTTCGTCGTCCTCAACCAGCTCGACCGGCTCTCCGGGGACGCCGCCGACCAGGTCCTGGACGACCTGCGGCGGCTCCTCGACGAGGACGGCCTGGCCCTCGGCGAGCACGGCGAACCCGGGGCGGCGGTCCTGGCCCTGTCCGCGCTGACCGGCGAGGGCCTCGGCGAACTGCGTGAAGTCCTCGGCCAGTTCGTCACCCGCAGGAAGGCCGCCGAACTGCGCCTCACCGCCGACGTCGACGGCGCCTCGGCACGGCTGCGCCCCGTCTACGTCGCCGAGGGCCGGCCCGGGCTGACGGACGGGGCGCGGCTGGACTTCGAGGACCGGCTGGCGGAGGCCGTCGGCGCCCGCGCGTCCGGGCTGCGCGCCGAACGGACCTGGCTGCGCGGCGCCGAACGCGCCTGCGGGACGGTCTGGGGCCACGCCTGGCGGCACTACCGGAAGACCCGGGAGGCGCGGACGGGTGAGGCCGGTGCGAGCAGTGGTACGGACGTGGCGCCGCCGCAGCGGCGTACGGCCTCCCGGCCACTCGTCGAACAGGCGGTGCGCACGCTGGTGCACGAGGCGTCCGCCGGGCTGCCGGAACCATGGGCCCTGGCCGTCCGCGAGGCCGCTGTCAACGGTGCCGAAGGGCTGCCCGAGGCCCTGGACGAGGCCGGTGCGGCGGCCTCCCTGCCCACCGCGCGCCGGGGCGCGTCCGGCGTCCGGTGGACGGGCGGGCGACGGGCGGGAGGCGCCTCCCCCGGCGGGGCGGAGGGGACGAGGACGGGCGGACGGCGCGCTTCCGGCGGGGGGACGAGCGAGGGCGCGGGCGGGTGGGGCACCGGCGGCGGGCGGACCGGCGACCGGCGGACCGGGGGCCGGCGGACCGGAGGACGGCGTACGGGTGTCGGGCGGACGCGCGGTGGCGGCGCGCCCCGGCTGGTGCGGCCCCGGTGGTGGGCCCTGGCCACGGCTGTCCAGGTGATGCTGGTGCTGCTGCAACTGGGTGGACTGGTGTGGCTGGCGACGGCGCTCTGCGGCGGCACGGAGGTGCCCTTGTGGGTCCCCGGCGGGCTGACGGCGGGTGCTGCGGCGGGGGCGCCGCTGCTGTCCTGGGGCTGCCGGATGGCCGCCCGTGGGCCGGCTCGGGGGTACGGGCTGGAGACGGAGCGCCGGCTGCGGAACGCCGCGGCGGCCTGCGGTCGGGAACGGGTGCTGGAGCCGGTCGCGGCGGAGTTGCTGCGGTATCGGGAACTGCGGGGGCAGTACGTGGTGGCGGCGGGGGAGGGGTGA
- a CDS encoding FHA domain-containing protein, translating to MPTCPNGHQSVADDWCEVCGHRMTGVSAPTGAVPPPPPAPPSYPGGTAEATMQAELCPQCRTPREAQAPFCEECAYNFLTGTASPYVTPPQPHGFQSAPPPPPQPTPPHSFDYHGSRPSRINRAAEPLTPQHTSAGPAGDDDWMLPPPAPAPDNPYAYEPPAPPAGWVAVIAPDRDYFRSMMNRSGPEAAGLNLPAYSPEQQCRLTGPQVTIGRRRHSTGESPDIDLSRPPEDPGVSHQHAVLVEQPDGGWAVVDQDSTNGTTINGSEEPIQPYVPVPLHDGDRVHVGAWTTITVRRG from the coding sequence ATGCCGACCTGCCCGAACGGTCACCAGTCGGTGGCCGACGACTGGTGCGAGGTGTGCGGCCACCGGATGACCGGGGTCTCCGCGCCCACGGGTGCCGTCCCTCCGCCACCGCCCGCACCGCCTTCCTACCCGGGAGGCACGGCCGAGGCCACCATGCAGGCGGAACTCTGCCCGCAGTGCCGCACACCCCGCGAGGCCCAGGCGCCGTTCTGCGAGGAGTGCGCGTACAACTTCCTGACCGGGACCGCCTCGCCGTACGTGACCCCGCCGCAGCCGCACGGGTTCCAGTCGGCCCCTCCCCCGCCACCGCAGCCCACCCCGCCGCACAGCTTCGACTACCACGGCTCCCGCCCGTCGCGGATCAACCGCGCGGCGGAACCGCTGACCCCGCAGCACACGTCGGCGGGGCCGGCCGGTGACGACGACTGGATGCTGCCCCCGCCGGCCCCCGCGCCGGACAACCCGTACGCCTACGAGCCGCCGGCGCCGCCGGCCGGCTGGGTCGCGGTGATAGCTCCCGACCGCGACTACTTCCGGTCGATGATGAACCGCAGCGGCCCCGAGGCGGCGGGCCTCAACCTGCCCGCCTACTCACCCGAGCAGCAGTGCCGCCTCACCGGCCCCCAGGTCACCATCGGCCGCCGCCGGCACAGCACGGGCGAGTCCCCCGACATCGACCTCTCCCGCCCGCCGGAGGACCCGGGCGTCTCCCACCAGCACGCCGTGCTGGTGGAGCAGCCGGACGGCGGCTGGGCCGTGGTCGACCAGGACTCCACCAACGGCACGACGATCAACGGCTCCGAGGAGCCGATTCAGCCCTACGTCCCGGTCCCGCTGCACGACGGCGACCGGGTCCACGTGGGCGCCTGGACGACGATCACCGTCCGCCGCGGCTGA
- a CDS encoding thioester domain-containing protein, which produces MSSETRRWPARSAAAVLAWVLALAGAVSAAGAASAADAAVAAEAPQHSGGVSAVLGGEMPARSGAHLKKGGTSTPVTAGLYEMKVDGGGTVQTYCVDAEAATVNGAKYREVSWSESSLQRNRNAGRIRWILQNSYPQVDDLAALAEKAGTGTLDPGLAAAGTQVAIWRYSGGTDVTADHPAAAKLADYLYKNAEDLAEPKASLSLDTLAVSGRSGGRIGPVTVRTTADSVTLTPTAEAVARNIRIVDKAGKPLTTLGNGGQLYFGVPAGARAGAAGVTATANTQVPVGRVFTGDRVRTQTMILAGSSRSTATAGAVAVWADKGAAPAVSARKNCAKGGVEITVTNRGDAPYAFRIAGAPHTVKPNASETVLVKVAEDQAYRIAVDGPDGSSTTVSGVFDCRTGDSAGRDGLGTKDATAAGLPPSPSGTSGTPGTTAAPGASSGGSGPGSGGPGGPAADRDLASTGGSGSTPTAVGVGAGLVVVGGATVFLLRRRRNAAAGAADE; this is translated from the coding sequence ATGAGCTCTGAAACGAGGCGGTGGCCCGCGCGCTCCGCCGCGGCCGTCCTGGCCTGGGTCCTCGCCCTGGCCGGTGCGGTGTCGGCGGCCGGCGCTGCGTCCGCGGCCGACGCGGCGGTGGCGGCGGAGGCGCCGCAGCACTCGGGGGGCGTCAGCGCGGTGCTGGGCGGCGAGATGCCCGCCAGATCCGGGGCGCACCTCAAGAAGGGCGGCACGTCGACCCCCGTCACGGCCGGGCTCTACGAGATGAAGGTCGACGGCGGCGGAACGGTGCAGACCTACTGCGTCGACGCCGAGGCGGCGACCGTCAACGGGGCCAAGTACCGGGAGGTGAGCTGGAGCGAGTCCTCGCTGCAGCGCAACCGGAACGCGGGCCGGATCCGGTGGATCCTGCAGAACTCCTACCCCCAGGTCGACGACCTCGCCGCGCTCGCCGAGAAGGCCGGGACCGGCACCCTCGACCCCGGGCTCGCCGCCGCCGGCACCCAGGTCGCCATCTGGCGCTACTCGGGCGGAACCGACGTCACCGCCGACCATCCCGCCGCCGCGAAGCTCGCCGACTACCTCTACAAGAACGCCGAGGACCTGGCGGAGCCCAAGGCGTCCCTCTCCCTGGACACGCTCGCCGTGTCGGGCCGGTCCGGCGGCCGGATCGGTCCGGTCACCGTCCGGACCACCGCGGACAGCGTCACCCTCACGCCCACCGCGGAGGCGGTGGCCCGGAACATACGCATCGTGGACAAGGCGGGTAAACCCCTCACCACGCTGGGCAACGGCGGACAGCTCTACTTCGGGGTGCCCGCCGGCGCCCGGGCCGGGGCGGCCGGGGTCACCGCCACCGCCAACACGCAGGTCCCCGTCGGGCGGGTGTTCACCGGCGACCGGGTCCGCACGCAGACCATGATCCTGGCCGGTTCCAGCCGGAGCACCGCCACCGCCGGCGCCGTCGCCGTGTGGGCGGACAAGGGCGCCGCCCCCGCGGTGTCCGCCCGGAAGAACTGCGCCAAGGGCGGCGTCGAGATCACCGTCACCAACCGGGGCGACGCGCCCTACGCCTTCCGGATAGCCGGCGCGCCGCACACGGTGAAGCCGAACGCGTCCGAGACGGTCCTGGTCAAGGTCGCCGAGGACCAGGCGTACCGGATCGCCGTCGACGGACCCGACGGGTCCTCTACCACCGTCTCGGGGGTGTTCGACTGCCGGACCGGCGACTCCGCCGGCCGGGACGGCCTGGGGACGAAGGACGCCACGGCCGCCGGCCTGCCGCCCTCCCCGTCCGGCACGTCGGGTACGCCGGGCACGACGGCCGCGCCGGGTGCGTCGAGCGGCGGATCAGGGCCCGGGAGCGGTGGCCCCGGCGGGCCCGCCGCGGACCGCGATCTCGCGAGCACCGGCGGCAGCGGCAGCACGCCGACGGCGGTGGGCGTCGGGGCGGGCCTGGTGGTGGTCGGCGGTGCGACCGTCTTCCTGCTGCGGCGCCGCAGGAACGCCGCCGCGGGAGCCGCCGACGAGTGA
- a CDS encoding single-stranded DNA-binding protein, translating to MNETLVTVVGNVATQPDFREAANGAALARFRLAATVRRWDRGREEWADAYTSFYSVWAWRSLANNVVASVTIGEPVLVQGRLRINTQERDGRRWTSADIDAVAIGHDLARGTSAFRRVSPARPLPVEPVRLAGAMGKVAADVEAARMSAVVGGVEALPVGAVKAVGPPDGVSEPGSAGSRDGSLVPSAP from the coding sequence ATGAACGAGACACTGGTGACGGTCGTGGGCAATGTGGCGACTCAGCCCGACTTCCGGGAGGCCGCCAACGGAGCGGCCCTCGCCCGGTTCCGGCTCGCCGCGACGGTGCGCCGCTGGGACCGCGGGCGGGAGGAGTGGGCCGACGCCTACACGAGCTTCTACTCGGTATGGGCGTGGCGCTCGCTGGCGAACAACGTGGTCGCCTCGGTGACGATCGGCGAACCGGTGCTCGTCCAGGGGAGGTTGCGCATCAACACCCAGGAGCGGGACGGGAGACGGTGGACGTCCGCGGACATCGACGCGGTGGCGATCGGGCACGATCTCGCGCGCGGGACATCGGCGTTCCGCAGGGTGTCGCCGGCCCGGCCGCTGCCGGTCGAACCGGTGCGCCTGGCGGGTGCCATGGGGAAGGTGGCCGCGGACGTGGAGGCGGCGCGGATGAGCGCGGTCGTGGGCGGGGTGGAGGCGCTGCCGGTCGGGGCGGTGAAGGCCGTTGGGCCTCCTGACGGTGTCTCGGAACCCGGGAGCGCGGGAAGTCGTGATGGCTCGTTGGTGCCAAGCGCCCCTTGA
- a CDS encoding protein phosphatase 2C domain-containing protein yields the protein MTRLPQSAQLTACPVCHEPLDPADNFCGGCGADLSAAASAAVSPGGMAGDPRRAVRHPEPDGHRPAPPGTPSVPGQTAPPPTVASGMPDTPGASGASGATGTAGPTGPAGRRRVCGACRSGMIDDDGYCEHCGHAQPRERDHMEHETPGVAAVSDRGLRHHRNEDAFAVSTTTQPDGGPAVLAVVCDGVSSAARSDEASTAASAGALASLEAALAAGTPPREATHRAILDAARAVDALAPSGHHAREHRHHQQENAPACTIVSAVITGELLTVGWVGDSRAYWVPDDRAAQPARLTEDDSWAAQMVAAGLLSEAEAYADERAHAITGWLGADAYEVEPHTAAFQPDRPGVVIVCTDGLWNYAETAERMAAVVPSDARLRPLETARRLVGYALDGGGHDNVTVAVLPFPARSAEPGAA from the coding sequence ATGACGCGACTGCCGCAATCCGCACAGCTGACGGCCTGTCCCGTCTGCCATGAGCCGCTGGACCCGGCCGACAACTTCTGCGGCGGCTGCGGCGCGGACCTTTCGGCGGCGGCCTCCGCGGCGGTCTCCCCCGGCGGGATGGCCGGGGACCCCCGGCGGGCCGTCCGCCACCCGGAACCGGACGGCCACCGGCCGGCCCCGCCGGGGACCCCGTCCGTCCCCGGCCAGACCGCGCCCCCGCCGACCGTCGCGTCCGGCATGCCCGACACTCCCGGTGCGTCCGGCGCTTCCGGCGCGACGGGCACGGCCGGTCCGACAGGCCCGGCGGGCCGTCGGCGCGTCTGCGGGGCCTGCCGGTCCGGCATGATCGACGACGACGGGTACTGCGAGCACTGCGGGCATGCACAGCCGCGCGAACGGGATCACATGGAGCACGAGACGCCGGGCGTCGCCGCGGTCAGCGACCGCGGCCTGCGCCACCACCGCAACGAGGACGCCTTCGCGGTGTCCACCACGACCCAGCCGGACGGCGGCCCCGCCGTGCTCGCCGTCGTCTGCGACGGCGTGTCCTCCGCCGCCCGGTCCGACGAGGCGTCGACCGCCGCCAGCGCCGGCGCCCTGGCCTCCCTGGAGGCCGCCCTCGCGGCCGGCACCCCGCCGCGGGAGGCCACCCACCGGGCGATCCTGGACGCCGCGCGGGCGGTCGACGCCCTGGCCCCCTCCGGCCACCACGCCCGCGAGCACCGCCACCACCAGCAGGAGAACGCCCCCGCCTGCACCATCGTCAGCGCCGTCATCACCGGCGAGCTGCTGACCGTCGGCTGGGTCGGCGACAGCCGCGCCTACTGGGTCCCCGACGACCGCGCCGCCCAGCCGGCCCGGCTCACCGAGGACGACTCCTGGGCCGCCCAGATGGTGGCGGCCGGCCTGCTGTCGGAGGCGGAGGCGTACGCGGACGAGCGCGCCCACGCCATCACCGGCTGGCTGGGCGCGGACGCCTACGAGGTGGAGCCGCACACCGCGGCGTTCCAGCCGGACCGCCCCGGCGTCGTCATCGTCTGCACCGACGGCCTGTGGAACTACGCCGAGACCGCCGAGCGGATGGCCGCCGTCGTCCCCTCGGACGCCCGTCTGCGCCCCCTGGAGACCGCGCGCCGGCTGGTCGGTTACGCCCTTGACGGCGGGGGGCACGACAACGTAACCGTTGCGGTACTGCCGTTCCCCGCCCGCTCCGCGGAGCCGGGGGCGGCCTGA
- a CDS encoding acyl-CoA thioesterase, with the protein MARHIYACPLRWSDMDAFGHVNNAVFLRYLEEARIDFLFGSEFGKGNHSFSDGSVVARHEIDYLRPLVHRPEPVVIESWVTHVSRASLTVSYEIKDEERVYARASTVVVPIDRETGRPRRISDEERELLAAYRDDEPAADQADAVEGAVAV; encoded by the coding sequence GTGGCACGCCACATCTACGCCTGCCCGCTGCGCTGGTCGGACATGGACGCCTTCGGCCATGTCAACAACGCGGTCTTCCTCCGCTACCTGGAGGAAGCGCGGATCGACTTCCTCTTCGGCTCCGAGTTCGGCAAGGGGAACCACTCGTTCTCCGACGGGTCCGTCGTGGCCCGTCACGAGATCGACTACCTCCGGCCGCTCGTCCACCGGCCCGAGCCGGTGGTCATCGAGAGCTGGGTGACGCACGTCTCCCGCGCCTCGCTGACCGTCTCCTACGAGATCAAGGACGAGGAGCGGGTGTACGCCCGGGCCTCCACGGTCGTCGTGCCGATCGACCGGGAGACCGGGCGGCCTCGGCGGATCTCCGACGAGGAGCGGGAGCTGCTGGCCGCGTACCGGGACGACGAGCCGGCCGCTGACCAGGCCGACGCCGTCGAGGGGGCCGTCGCCGTATGA
- a CDS encoding globin, with the protein MKEIPRGTLQEQTFYEQVGGEETFRRLAHRFYEGVAEDPLLRPMYPEGDLGPAEERMALFLMQYWGGPRTYSENRGHPRLRMRHAPFTVDRAAHDAWLRHMRDAVDSLDLSEAHRDELWRYLTYAAASMINTPD; encoded by the coding sequence GTGAAAGAGATTCCGCGCGGCACGCTTCAGGAGCAGACCTTCTACGAGCAGGTCGGCGGCGAGGAGACCTTCCGGCGCCTGGCCCACCGCTTTTACGAGGGAGTGGCCGAGGACCCCCTGCTCCGGCCCATGTACCCCGAAGGCGACCTCGGTCCCGCCGAGGAGCGCATGGCCCTCTTCCTCATGCAGTACTGGGGCGGCCCCCGCACCTACAGCGAAAACCGCGGCCACCCCCGCCTCCGCATGCGCCACGCCCCCTTCACCGTGGACCGAGCCGCCCACGACGCCTGGCTCCGCCACATGCGGGACGCGGTGGACTCCCTGGACCTTTCGGAGGCGCACCGGGACGAGCTGTGGCGCTATTTGACGTACGCGGCGGCGTCGATGATCAACACCCCCGACTAG
- the ettA gene encoding energy-dependent translational throttle protein EttA: MAEYIYTMRKTRKAHGDKVILDDVTLSFLPGAKIGVVGPNGAGKSTVLKIMAGLEQPSNGDAFLSPGYSVGILMQEPELDEAKTVLENVQDGVAETKGKLDRFNEIAELMATDYSDALLEEMGKLQEELDHANAWDLDAQLEQAMDALGCPPGDWPVTNLSGGEKRRVALCKLLLEAPDLLLLDEPTNHLDAESVNWLEQHLAKYAGTVVAITHDRYFLDNVAEWILELDRGRAHPYEGNYSTYLENKAARLKVEGQKDAKRQKRLKEELEWVRSNAKGRQAKSKARLARYEEMAAEADKMRKLDFEEIQIPPGPRLGSVVVEVSNLSKAFGDKVLIDDLSFTLPRNGIVGVIGPNGAGKTTLFKMIQGLEKPDSGTIKVGETVKISYVDQSRANIDPKKTLWAVVSDELDYINVGQVEMPSRAYVSAFGFKGPDQQKPAGVLSGGERNRLNLALTLKQGGNLLLLDEPTNDLDVETLSSLENALLDFPGAAVVVSHDRWFLDRVATHILAYEGDSKWFWFEGNFESYEKNKIERLGPDAARPHRASYKKLTRG, from the coding sequence TTGGCTGAGTACATCTACACCATGCGCAAGACGCGCAAGGCGCACGGCGACAAGGTCATCCTCGATGACGTGACGCTGAGCTTCCTGCCCGGTGCGAAGATCGGTGTGGTCGGCCCGAACGGCGCCGGTAAGTCCACCGTCCTGAAGATCATGGCCGGTCTGGAGCAGCCCTCCAACGGCGATGCCTTCCTGTCGCCCGGCTACAGCGTCGGCATCCTCATGCAGGAGCCGGAGCTCGACGAGGCCAAGACGGTGCTGGAGAACGTCCAGGACGGCGTCGCCGAGACCAAGGGCAAGCTCGACCGGTTCAACGAGATCGCCGAGCTGATGGCCACCGACTACTCCGACGCGCTGCTGGAGGAGATGGGCAAGCTCCAGGAGGAGCTGGACCACGCCAACGCCTGGGACCTCGACGCCCAGCTGGAGCAGGCCATGGACGCCCTGGGCTGCCCCCCCGGCGACTGGCCGGTCACCAACCTCTCCGGTGGCGAGAAGCGCCGCGTGGCCCTCTGCAAGCTGCTGCTGGAGGCCCCCGACCTGCTGCTCCTCGACGAGCCCACCAACCACCTCGACGCCGAGTCCGTGAACTGGCTGGAGCAGCACCTCGCCAAGTACGCGGGCACCGTCGTGGCGATCACCCACGACCGGTACTTCCTCGACAACGTCGCCGAGTGGATCCTGGAGCTCGACCGCGGTCGCGCCCACCCCTATGAGGGCAACTACTCCACCTACCTGGAGAACAAGGCCGCCCGTCTGAAGGTCGAGGGCCAGAAGGACGCCAAGCGCCAGAAGCGGCTCAAGGAAGAGCTGGAGTGGGTCCGCTCCAACGCCAAGGGCCGCCAGGCCAAGTCGAAGGCGCGTCTGGCCCGCTACGAGGAGATGGCCGCCGAGGCCGACAAGATGCGGAAGCTGGACTTCGAGGAGATCCAGATCCCGCCGGGCCCCCGCCTGGGCAGCGTCGTCGTCGAGGTCAGCAACCTCTCCAAGGCGTTCGGCGACAAGGTCCTCATCGACGACCTGTCCTTCACGCTGCCGCGCAACGGCATCGTCGGCGTCATCGGCCCGAACGGCGCCGGCAAGACGACCCTGTTCAAGATGATCCAGGGCCTGGAGAAGCCGGACTCCGGCACCATCAAGGTCGGCGAGACCGTCAAGATCTCCTACGTCGACCAGAGCCGCGCCAACATCGACCCCAAGAAGACGCTGTGGGCCGTCGTCTCCGACGAGCTGGACTACATCAACGTCGGCCAGGTCGAGATGCCCTCGCGCGCCTACGTCTCGGCGTTCGGCTTCAAGGGCCCGGACCAGCAGAAGCCGGCCGGTGTGCTCTCGGGCGGTGAGCGCAACCGCCTCAACCTGGCGCTCACCCTCAAGCAGGGCGGCAACCTGCTGCTCCTCGACGAGCCGACCAACGACCTCGACGTCGAGACCCTGTCCTCCCTGGAGAACGCGCTGCTGGACTTCCCCGGCGCGGCCGTGGTCGTCTCCCACGACCGCTGGTTCCTCGACCGTGTGGCCACCCACATCCTGGCGTACGAGGGCGACTCCAAGTGGTTCTGGTTCGAGGGCAACTTCGAGTCCTACGAGAAGAACAAGATCGAGCGGCTCGGTCCGGACGCCGCGCGTCCGCACCGCGCCTCCTACAAGAAGCTCACCCGGGGCTGA
- a CDS encoding VWA domain-containing protein, translating to MSNLSKPDVPRFSVDVYQNEFLPEGGREVNAIVTVTSTGGGTAVGASAASAPDTAVVIMVDCSGSMDYPPAKMRNARQATAAAIDVLREGVSFAVVAGTHQAKEVYPGQGRLAVADATTRAQAKEALRKLTPGGGTAIGTWLRLADRLLASSDASIRHGILLTDGRNEHEEPDALRASLDACAGRFTCDARGVGTDWEVKEVTGIASALLGSADIVADPSGLAADFTGMMENVMGKELADVALRLWTPQGAEVQFVKQVAPTVRDLTGRRTEAGPRAGDYPTGSWGDESRDYHVCVRVPDAGVGREMLAARASLVRPTRDGSAEVLAQGLIRAVWTDDLAASTTINPQVAHYTGQAELAQAIQQGLELRKSGDLDGATAKLGRAVQLASRSGNEDTAKLLAKVVDVVDAVNGTVRLKAKVSAEAEKTLETRSTKTVRVKK from the coding sequence ATGTCGAACTTGTCCAAGCCGGACGTGCCGCGTTTCTCGGTCGACGTGTACCAGAACGAGTTCCTGCCCGAGGGCGGGCGCGAGGTGAACGCGATCGTCACCGTGACGTCCACCGGAGGCGGGACGGCCGTCGGCGCGTCCGCCGCGTCGGCGCCCGACACCGCCGTGGTGATCATGGTGGACTGCTCCGGCTCGATGGACTACCCGCCGGCCAAGATGCGCAACGCCCGGCAGGCCACGGCCGCGGCGATAGACGTGCTCCGCGAGGGCGTCTCCTTCGCGGTGGTGGCCGGCACCCACCAGGCCAAGGAGGTCTACCCCGGGCAGGGCCGGCTGGCGGTCGCCGACGCCACCACCCGCGCCCAGGCGAAGGAGGCGCTGCGCAAGCTGACGCCCGGCGGCGGCACGGCCATCGGCACCTGGCTCCGGCTCGCCGACCGGCTGCTGGCCTCGTCCGACGCCTCCATACGCCACGGCATCCTGCTCACCGACGGCCGCAACGAACACGAGGAACCGGACGCCCTGCGGGCCTCCCTGGACGCATGTGCCGGGCGGTTCACCTGTGACGCGCGGGGCGTGGGAACGGACTGGGAGGTCAAGGAGGTCACCGGCATAGCCTCCGCCCTGCTGGGCAGCGCCGACATCGTCGCCGACCCCTCGGGCCTGGCGGCCGACTTCACCGGGATGATGGAGAACGTCATGGGCAAGGAGCTCGCCGACGTCGCCCTCCGGTTGTGGACGCCACAGGGCGCCGAGGTGCAGTTCGTCAAGCAGGTCGCGCCCACCGTGCGGGACCTGACGGGCCGTCGGACGGAGGCCGGCCCTCGCGCGGGCGACTACCCCACCGGTTCCTGGGGCGACGAGTCCCGCGACTACCACGTGTGCGTCCGGGTGCCCGACGCCGGCGTGGGCCGGGAGATGCTGGCCGCCCGGGCCTCCCTGGTACGGCCCACGCGCGACGGCTCGGCGGAGGTCCTCGCCCAGGGTCTGATCCGGGCCGTGTGGACGGACGACCTCGCCGCCTCCACGACCATCAACCCGCAGGTCGCCCATTACACCGGCCAGGCCGAGCTGGCGCAGGCCATCCAACAGGGCCTGGAACTGCGCAAGTCCGGCGACCTGGACGGCGCCACGGCCAAGCTCGGCCGGGCCGTGCAGCTCGCCAGCCGCTCCGGCAACGAGGACACCGCGAAACTGCTGGCCAAGGTGGTGGACGTGGTGGACGCCGTGAACGGTACTGTGCGGCTGAAGGCCAAGGTCTCGGCCGAGGCGGAGAAGACATTGGAGACACGCTCGACCAAAACGGTCCGCGTGAAGAAGTAG